A region from the Melioribacter roseus P3M-2 genome encodes:
- a CDS encoding P-II family nitrogen regulator, translating into MKEIKAYIRRERADLIIQNLESAGVKGMTVIDVYALCEWADQDSFSYSIEFVEKYSKVIKLEIVCDDEEVEKLSEIILRYGHTGKSGDGMIFISPVETSIKIKTKEKTKFNMNYKLLTLFAKVKKRTGEREYFCSYIARDGKPVQARITKSTYDFLKQNSSSNKKRSYKMKRLKSIDAAILALIFAFASISFAQSNSDSTKSQHKMMHDKNHKMHEMMKDSAMHTETMDMHKMRGSDHHMTKKSPLIREGIIDLEAIDENKDGKVFQDQMDWNVISDNPGFCPICEMKLKETTLDQAKKKLLEHGYKVKQ; encoded by the coding sequence ATGAAAGAGATAAAGGCTTACATAAGAAGAGAGCGCGCAGACTTAATAATTCAGAATCTCGAAAGCGCGGGAGTTAAGGGTATGACAGTTATCGACGTCTACGCTCTGTGCGAATGGGCTGACCAGGATTCTTTCAGTTATTCGATTGAATTCGTGGAAAAGTACTCGAAAGTTATAAAACTGGAAATCGTCTGCGACGACGAAGAAGTAGAGAAACTTTCGGAAATAATTTTACGCTATGGACATACGGGAAAATCCGGCGACGGAATGATCTTCATTTCCCCCGTCGAAACGTCCATAAAAATAAAAACAAAAGAAAAAACAAAATTTAACATGAACTATAAATTATTAACATTATTCGCGAAAGTAAAAAAGCGCACAGGCGAACGGGAATATTTCTGCAGTTATATAGCCCGCGACGGAAAGCCCGTTCAAGCCAGGATTACAAAATCCACGTACGATTTTTTAAAACAAAATTCATCTTCAAACAAAAAAAGGAGCTACAAAATGAAACGACTAAAATCTATCGACGCTGCCATACTGGCGCTAATTTTTGCCTTTGCATCTATTTCTTTTGCGCAAAGCAACTCAGATTCGACAAAATCGCAGCATAAAATGATGCACGACAAAAACCATAAAATGCATGAAATGATGAAGGATTCGGCAATGCACACCGAAACCATGGATATGCATAAGATGAGGGGTTCCGATCATCATATGACGAAAAAAAGCCCGCTCATTCGCGAGGGAATAATCGACCTGGAGGCAATTGACGAAAACAAAGACGGCAAAGTCTTTCAGGACCAAATGGATTGGAACGTAATATCCGACAACCCCGGCTTTTGCCCGATTTGCGAAATGAAATTAAAAGAGACAACC